A window of Streptomyces sp. SAI-127 contains these coding sequences:
- a CDS encoding ABC transporter ATP-binding protein, with the protein MIELAGLTKRYGEKVAVNNLTFTVRPGIVTGFLGPNGAGKSTTMRMMLGLDRPTAGDVRIDGKHYDQLKDPLTYIGALLDAKAMHGGRSAFNHLLCLAQSNGIPKKRVHEVLDTVGLTAVARKKAKGFSLGMGQRLGIAGALLGDPRILMFDEPVNGLDPEGIHWIRNLMKSLAAQGRTVFVSSHLMSEMALTADHLVVIGQGRLLADTSMADFIAQNSRSYVRIRTPQRERLLDVLHAAGVTVVETGNGTLEIDGSKSEYIGELAAQHQIVLHELSPQQASLEEAFMQLTAESVEYHAHSDTPVDTPLPPQQQWGDGWKGN; encoded by the coding sequence ATGATCGAGCTGGCGGGGCTGACGAAGCGGTACGGCGAGAAGGTGGCAGTCAACAATCTGACCTTCACCGTCAGACCGGGCATCGTCACGGGCTTCCTCGGTCCCAACGGCGCCGGCAAGTCGACCACCATGCGCATGATGCTGGGCCTGGACCGGCCCACCGCCGGGGACGTCCGCATCGACGGCAAGCACTACGACCAGCTCAAGGACCCGCTCACGTACATCGGCGCCCTGCTGGACGCCAAGGCCATGCACGGCGGGCGCAGCGCCTTCAACCACCTGCTGTGTCTCGCGCAGAGCAACGGCATCCCGAAGAAGCGGGTGCACGAGGTCCTCGACACGGTCGGTCTCACCGCCGTCGCGAGGAAGAAGGCCAAGGGCTTCTCGCTCGGCATGGGCCAGCGGCTCGGCATCGCGGGCGCGTTGCTCGGTGACCCACGGATCCTGATGTTCGACGAGCCGGTCAACGGGCTCGACCCCGAGGGCATCCACTGGATCCGCAATCTGATGAAGTCCCTTGCCGCGCAGGGCCGTACGGTCTTCGTCTCCTCCCATCTCATGAGCGAGATGGCGCTGACCGCCGACCACCTCGTCGTCATCGGCCAGGGACGGCTGCTCGCCGACACCTCCATGGCCGACTTCATCGCGCAGAACTCGCGGTCCTACGTCCGCATCCGCACCCCGCAGCGCGAGCGGCTGCTCGACGTGCTGCACGCGGCCGGGGTCACCGTCGTGGAGACCGGGAACGGCACGCTGGAGATCGACGGCAGCAAGTCCGAGTACATCGGTGAGCTGGCCGCACAGCACCAGATCGTGCTGCACGAGCTGAGCCCCCAACAGGCCTCCCTGGAGGAGGCGTTCATGCAGCTGACCGCCGAGTCGGTCGAGTACCACGCCCACAGCGACACACCCGTTGACACACCGCTGCCGCCCCAGCAGCAGTGGGGCGACGGCTGGAAGGGGAACTGA
- a CDS encoding ABC transporter permease: MAATQVIRSEWTKIRSVASTVWTLSLAVVVTIGLGILISALSKNEFDNMSREDKLSFDPTFISFAGMSLGQLAMIVFGVLVVSNEYSTGMIRTSLAAVPQRGSFLVSKIAVATGLSLAVGLVTSFLTFFLGQAMLGSHRAEIGDPGVLRAVIGGGVYMTLIAMFSMGVAAMLRSPMLSLGILMPFFFLISNILGNVSATKKIGRFLPDQAGSKIMQVVTPIDDDSPYGPWGGLGIMTLWVAVALIGGYVLLKKRDA; this comes from the coding sequence ATGGCGGCGACCCAGGTCATCCGCTCCGAGTGGACCAAGATCCGGTCGGTGGCCTCCACGGTGTGGACGCTCTCCCTCGCCGTGGTGGTCACCATCGGACTCGGCATCCTGATCTCGGCCCTGTCGAAGAACGAGTTCGACAACATGAGCCGCGAGGACAAGCTCTCCTTCGACCCGACCTTCATCAGCTTCGCCGGGATGAGCCTCGGACAGCTCGCGATGATCGTGTTCGGGGTGCTCGTCGTCTCGAACGAGTACAGCACCGGCATGATCCGCACCTCGCTGGCCGCCGTGCCGCAGCGCGGCAGCTTCCTGGTCAGCAAGATCGCGGTCGCCACCGGGCTCTCGCTGGCCGTCGGCCTCGTCACCAGCTTCCTGACGTTCTTCCTCGGGCAGGCGATGCTCGGCTCGCACCGGGCGGAGATCGGTGACCCGGGCGTGCTCCGGGCCGTGATCGGCGGTGGCGTCTACATGACCCTCATCGCGATGTTCTCGATGGGCGTCGCCGCGATGCTGCGCTCTCCGATGCTGTCGCTGGGCATCCTGATGCCGTTCTTCTTCCTCATCTCCAACATCCTCGGCAACGTCTCGGCCACCAAGAAGATCGGCCGGTTCCTCCCGGACCAGGCCGGCAGCAAGATCATGCAGGTGGTCACCCCGATCGACGACGACAGTCCCTACGGCCCGTGGGGCGGGCTCGGGATCATGACGCTGTGGGTGGCGGTGGCACTGATCGGCGGTTATGTCCTGTTGAAGAAGCGGGACGCGTGA